Proteins from a genomic interval of Ferrovibrio terrae:
- a CDS encoding TorF family putative porin, whose protein sequence is MIKFAFRAALVALGLVAAAPAMAADVPLGVAVNAGVVSDYRFRGISQSDKDPAFQAGLDGTLAPNDWLTIYAGLWGSSVDFNNGTTAEVDLVGGLRGTFDKLGVDIGFIRYNYTGKGPETQDFTEAKLAVSYDFGYVLPSAAVYYSPEYFGNSGTGVYYTAGVAIPIPVTEFAPTIKANIGKQTVDVPANFGITKDSYMDYNIGLFATYWGFTAGIQYVDTNLSKPECGGLSTCESGVVVSLNYAYTF, encoded by the coding sequence ATGATCAAGTTTGCTTTCCGCGCCGCCCTTGTGGCCCTCGGCCTGGTTGCCGCGGCTCCCGCAATGGCTGCCGACGTTCCGCTCGGCGTTGCCGTCAACGCTGGCGTGGTTTCCGACTACCGCTTCCGCGGCATCAGCCAGAGCGACAAGGACCCGGCCTTCCAGGCTGGTCTCGACGGCACCCTGGCGCCGAATGACTGGCTGACGATTTATGCCGGCCTGTGGGGCAGCAGCGTCGATTTCAATAACGGCACCACCGCCGAAGTTGATCTGGTCGGCGGCCTGCGCGGCACCTTCGACAAGCTGGGCGTCGATATCGGCTTCATCCGCTACAACTACACCGGCAAGGGTCCGGAAACGCAGGACTTCACCGAAGCCAAGCTCGCTGTGAGCTATGACTTCGGCTACGTGCTGCCGAGCGCCGCAGTTTACTACAGCCCGGAATACTTCGGTAACAGCGGCACCGGCGTCTATTACACCGCCGGCGTTGCGATTCCGATCCCGGTGACCGAATTCGCCCCGACCATCAAGGCCAATATCGGCAAGCAGACCGTGGACGTGCCGGCCAACTTCGGCATCACCAAGGACAGCTACATGGACTACAACATCGGCCTGTTCGCCACTTACTGGGGCTTCACTGCCGGCATCCAGTATGTCGACACCAACCTGTCGAAGCCGGAATGCGGCGGCCTGAGCACCTGCGAAAGCGGCGTCGTGGTCTCGCTTAACTACGCCTACACCTTCTGA